tttttaacatccagttgataaagaggccattgttgaagagcaaccatagctatgaataagcgaacagaggccatctttgctactggagaaaaagtatcaccatagtctaaaccaaaaatttgggtataacccttagccacaagacgagctttgagacgatcaatagtaccatcaggatcaactttgatagcaaaaatccacctgcaaccaacaacagatttcctagatggtaaaggaacaagttcccaagttccattattctgaagcgcattcatttcatcaagcatggcctgacgccaaccaggatgggctaaggcatcacctacagattttggaatggatacagaagaaatagacgaaaggcaggtataaaagggttgagatagtctatggtaactcaaaacagtataatgtggagagggattacgagtagaacgtatacctttacggataacaataggaagatcaggttcaatagtcggaggttcaactataggagccggagggggatgaggtgttggcacCAGAATAGAGTCTGCTGATGGACGATGAGACGGTTGACGACGACTAAACACCTGAAGAGTTGGCGGCGGTGGTGAATTGttaggtgcactaggcacaacaagaggaatattaacttgattagatgaagaaattgaaggagaaggacaagacttaaagtaaagggaagattcactgaaggtgacatctgctgaaataaaataacggtttaaagacggtgagaaacatttatatcctttttgtgatctagtgaaccttaaaaagacacatttgtgtgacttaggagataatttatcaagaccaggactaaaattatgaacaaaacatgtggacccaaaaactttgggaggtaaagagtggagagggtcatgtgggaataaaatagaatgaggaattttgttatctaaaactgaagatggcatgcgattaatgagataacatgcactaagaacagcatcaccccaaaaacgctgaggaacatcaccatggattaaaatagtacgagttgtttcaacaagatgtctattcttgcgctcagctaccccattttgttgaggtgtataagcacatgaagtttgatgaagaataccatgagaagccataaaatttttaaaagaatgagaaagatactcacgtccattatcactACGCAAAATTTCggatggaaattccaaattgatttttaatttcattgtaaaatatttgaaatatagaaaacaactcagaacggtttttcgttaaaaatacccaagtacatcttgaataatcatcaataaaagtaacaaaatactgaaatcctaaattagacttaatacgacttggtccccaaatgtcaaagtgaactaaggcaaaaggagatgaagcacgttgtgagacactacgaggaaaagaactacgaatgtgtttccctaactgacacgactcacatgataaagtagacacattagacaaacttggaacaagctgttgcatcttggcaagactaggatgacccaatcgagcatgaatgagagatggagaatccataattgcgccaacatgtgcagagatctgtagttgataaagtccatgagactcacatccggtgccaatcatccgtcccgaactccggtcctgtaaagtaacagaatctttggtaaaagaaataacacagtcaagggaacgagtgagacgactaatggataataagttaaatggagacccagggacataaagaacattatcaatagataaagatgaaaaaagattaatagtaccaacaccatgtgatggtaccctatatccattggccatggtaactgaaggtaaataacccgtagtagatagggaagagaaaaaagatttattaccagtaatgtgatccgtggcacctgaatctagaacccaagggccatgggaagtggagtgagtgaggccaacaaaagatgtacctgaatgtgcaacagaagccgtggaactagggttctgacgatcctcataccatttaagaaattcattgaaaatagcaggctggcttggggtatcaattgaagtatggtccatggtagaaggttgcacaggggcaatttgagcaaccgcaacagatctaggaggacgaccatgtaaggcataacatctgtcaattttgtggccaagtttgccacaatggtcacacttgtgacgccctttgcctggcttgtgagggcgagtacgatcattatgctgagatactaaagcagaagagtcatcaacatgagacgttatatcagcggtgtgtttacctggcacgcgcaaaagggtagaacaagtggaagtaaaattgggcacaataggagatcccaaaatttgatcacgaacgtgagaataatcatcaggaagaccatgtaaacccaataacatgaagaacttggatctttgttctagttcttgagaaggagtagaggcaggaggtaataactcattaaaatcatgaagaagagcatgaagtttacctagatattctgccattgtaccatcaagacgtttgggagcaacaattgtgagaagattttgacacacaccataaagacgttgagtatcattggtgtataataattttgcttgttcccaaacttctgaacatgtttcataggtacgaaaaatttgttttaaagatgagtgaatggtcgatttgataataatgcataattgagcatcaattttcgaccaacgaacaacctcattttcagcaagagtaggatgagtaagatgatcaacataaccttgactcttaagccataatttaatatctgatgcccaagtgtcataattggttccatccaatttgtcaatggaaagatgaacattgacgtaattagtataaatagatgaatccggcataatgacggaagaagaagccatagtggcagcggaagcggaagaagccataaaagataaggacaaatctagtcaccggttaattggtgggagcaacaaagatgaaggctcCGACAGCGATTCCGGCGGCGGCTCCGGCGAAGGTCCGACGAAGTTCCGGTGAAGTTCCGGCGAAGTTCCGGTGAAGGTCCGACGAAGGTCCGACGAAGGTCCGGTGAAGGTCCGGTGAAGGTCCGGTGAAGGTCCGACGAAGGTCCGACAAAGGTCCGGAGGCGGGTACGGCGAAACAGTGGGGGTGGTGGCTGGAAAATTCCAGTGAATAGTGgattcaccaataaaaattgaacccaaaaccctaaactctaaccTTATGCTgtagataccatattaaaggaaaagaaagaatagggtaaatcccttgtgtatattgaacacatagggttatgtttatataggaaaaaggaacatatgggctaagcccattacataaatatgagatatctaacaatatctataatatctcataatatcaaataatatctaattatatctaataatatctaacacatatcaaaacacaattttaacacatgaaattggttttcaaatatatcataagtgttttcaatcaaataatagtgaaaagaacaagttgaaaacatttagttaagtaatacccttgttttcaatagttaagatacttttaaactattattatacaaaacattcactttcttatagtttcctaggctataaaaccttagattgtaaatgaaagaagtattaaatatatcaaaacacaattttaacacatgaaattgtttttcaaagagtgtttcaatcaattaatagaccttagattgtaaaagaagtattaaacatatcaaaatacaatttgaacacatgaaatgggtttttgaaagatatcataagtgtttgaatcaattaatagaccttagattgtaaaaaatatattaaacatgtgaaaacacaactttaacacatgaaattgtttttcaaagatattcataagtgtttcaatcaattaatagactaagattgtaaaagaaatattaaacatatcaaaacacaattttaacacatgaaattggttttcaaagatatcataagtgttttcaatcaattaatagcgaaaagaacaagttgcaaacatttagttaagtaatacgcatgttttcaatagttaagatacttttaaactatttttatacaaaacattcactttcttatagtttcctaggttataaaaccttagattgtaaatgaaagaagtattaaacatatcaaaacacaattttaacacatgaaattgtttttcaaagagtgtttcaatcaattaatagaccttagattgtaaaagaagtattaaacatatcaaaatacaatttgaacacatgaaatggtttttgaaaggtatcataagtgtttgaatcaattaatagaccttagattgtaaaaaatatattaaacatatgaaaacacaattttaacacatgaaattgtttttcaaagatattcataagtgtttcaatcaattaatagactaagattgtaaaagaaatattaaacatatccaaacacaattttaacacatgaaatttgttttcaaagatatcataagtgttttcaatcaattaatagcgaaaagaacaagttgcaaacatttagttaagtaatacacatgttttcaatagttaatataactatttttatacaaaacattcactttcttatagtttcctaggttataaaaccttagattgtaaatgaaagaagtattaaacatatcaaaacacaattttaacacatgaaattgtttttcaaagagtgtttcaatcaattaatagaccttagattgtaaaagaagtattaaacatatcaaaatacaatttgaacacatgaaatggtttttgaaaggtatcataagtgtttaaatcaattaatagaccttagattgtaaaaaatatattaaacatatgaaaacacaattttaacacatgaaattgtttttatagatattcataagtgtttcaatcaattaatagactaagattgtaaaagaaatattaaacatatcaaaacacaaatttaacacatgaaattggttttcaaagatattataagtgttttcaattaattaatagcgaaaagaacaagttgcaaacatttagttaagtaatacgcatgttttcaatagttaatataactatttttatacaaaacattcactttcttatagtttcctaggttataaaaccttagattgtaaatgaaagaagtattaaacatatcaaaacacaattttaacacatgaaattgtttttcaaagatatcataagtgtttcaatcaattaatagaccgtagattgtaaaagaagtattaaacatatcaaaatacaatttgaacacatgatatggtttttcaaaggtatcatatgtgtttgaatcaattaatagaccttaaattgtaaaatatatattaaatatatgaaaacagaattttaacatatgaaattgtttttcaaatatattcataagtgtttcaatcaattaattgactaatattgtaaaataaatattaaacatatcaaaacacaattttaacacatgaaattggttttcaaagatatcataagtgttttcaatcaattaatagcaaaaagaacaagttgaaaacatttagttaagtaatacccttgttttcaatagttaagatacttttaaactattattatacaagacattcactttcttatattTTCATAGGTTATataaccttagattgtaaatgaaagaagtattaaacatatcaaaacacaattttaacacatgaaattgtttttcaaagatatcataagtgtttcaatcaattaatagaccgtagattgtaaaagaagtattaaacatatcaaaatacaatttgaacacatgatatggtttttcaaaggtatcatatgtgtttgaatcaattaatagaccttaaattgtaaaatatatattaaatatatgaaaacagaattttaacatatgaaattgtttttcaaatatattcataagtgtttcaatcaattaattgactaatattgtaaaataaatattaaacatatcaaaacacaattttaacacatgaaattggttttcaaagatatcataagtgttttcaatcaattaatagcaaaaagaacaagttgcaaaaatttagttaagtaatacgcttgttttaaatagttaaaactattattatacagaacattcactttcttatagtttgctaggttataaaaccttagattgtaaattaaagatgtattaaacatatcaaaacacaattttaacacatgaaattgtttttcaaagatatcataagtgtttcaatcaattaatagaccttagattgtaaaagaagtattaaacatatcaaaatacaatttgaacacatgatatggtttttcaaaggtatcatatgtgtttgaatcaattaatagaccttaaattgtaaaatatatattaaatatatgaaaacagaattttaacatatgaaattgtttttcaaagatattcataagtgtttcaatcaattaatagactaatattgtaaaataaatattaaacatatcaaaacacaattttaacacatgaaattggttttcaaagatatcataagtgatggcaaatttcatgaaggacttcttgaatcatgtaagagatggtgcggaagcaatggatgtgtgtgtgcaagatcttcctaagagtgatgttgatcttgaaggtgcatggtgtgtatgaatattgggaggttcggccagcctaAGGAatggtgaaggatgtgaagtttagagcctagaattctagggagaagcaaagcttggcacaaaatgacagcataactttactcacaataaacttaaaaatacaaggtgtaggctcctctttttataggctaaagaggaccataatgcaaccctaatgctaatcaaaatgaaatgcaaatttacatcacatggagcacatggccatgtggagaatccttctagaaagtgaccaaatctttagcaaatctaggtcaagtctcatggaatcaagtttatgctatttacaccacaactaatactaagctacccctaatgggccttcatgtagcataaacaaatatgcatggattcgcttggccatgggcttagcaatttggtcctagacgctcctttcattggcctagacgctctccaccttgagctagacgctcctcccttagccctagacgctcttggtttggctttggatgctcatgtcttggcttttgtctttcttgtgaagttgtgcttggccctcttccatcaataagtgttttcaatcaattaatagcgaaaagaacaagttgcaaacatttcgttaagtaatacgcttgttttcaatagttaagatacttttaaactattattatacagaacattcactttcttatattttcctaggttataaaaccttagattgtgaatgaaagaagtattaaacatatcaaaacacaattttaacacatgaaattgttttttaaagagtgtttaaatcaattaatagaccttagattttaaaagaagtattaaacatatcaaaatacaatttgaacacatgaaatgatttttgaaaggtatcataagtgtttgaatcaattaatagaccttagattgtacaaaatatatgaaacatatgaaaacacaattttaacacatgaaatattttttcaaagatatttataagtgtttcaatcaattaatagactaagattgtaaaagaaat
The sequence above is a segment of the Phaseolus vulgaris cultivar G19833 chromosome 2, P. vulgaris v2.0, whole genome shotgun sequence genome. Coding sequences within it:
- the LOC137810494 gene encoding uncharacterized protein, with the translated sequence MASSASAATMASSSVIMPDSSIYTNYVNVHLSIDKLDGTNYDTWASDIKLWLKSQGYVDHLTHPTLAENEVVRWSKIDAQLCIIIKSTIHSSLKQIFRTYETCSEVWEQAKLLYTNDTQRLYGVCQNLLTIVAPKRLDGTMAEYLGKLHALLHDFNELLPPASTPSQELEQRSKFFMLLGLHGLPDDYSHVRDQILGSPIVPNFTSTCSTLLRVPGKHTADITSHVDDSSALVSQHNDRTRPHKPGKGRHKCDHCGKLGHKIDRCYALHGRPPRSVAVAQIAPVQPSTMDHTSIDTPSQPAIFNEFLKWYEDRQNPSSTASVAHSGPEFGTDDWHRM